The Papaver somniferum cultivar HN1 chromosome 3, ASM357369v1, whole genome shotgun sequence genome includes a region encoding these proteins:
- the LOC113355786 gene encoding uncharacterized protein LOC113355786 codes for MANTLCFSPVNAIKAQNKPGFLINNPNAPKVIRENSDIFRSSQTAKPHLIVVKADAKADANPSPAVKVSSIVCKNCEGNGAVACSQCEGNGVNSVDHFDGRFKAGGLCWLCRGKKEMLCGDCNGAGFTGGFMSTFDE; via the exons ATGGCGAATACCCTTTGTTTCTCACCAGTAAATGCCATCAAAGCTCAAAACAAACCAG GATTCTTAATCAATAACCCAAATGCTCCTAAGGTGATTCGGGAAAACAGTGACATATTCAGGAGCTCTCAGACAGCTAAACCTCACTTAATTGTCGTTAAG GCCGATGCTAAGGCTGATGCTAATCCAAGTCCAGCCGTGAAAGTATCAAGCATAGTTTGTAAAAATTGTGAGGGAAATG GTGCTGTGGCTTGCTCGCAGTGTGAAGGTAATGGGGTGAATTCTGTCGACCACTTTGACGGACGGTTCAAAGCAGGTGGCTTATGTTGGCTTTGCAG AGGCAAAAAGGAGATGCTATGTGGGGACTGCAATGGAGCTGGATTTACAGGTGGTTTCATGAGCACCTTTGATGAATAG
- the LOC113355785 gene encoding probable carboxylesterase 6: protein MSIIAESPKYLQVFSDGVVKRFAPPIVDASSELTYGFRSKDVIIDQSKPISARIFLPDTKDSTAQLPVLVYFHGGGFCIGSTTWCGYHHFLGDLSVECRCIVLSVDYRLAPENKLPIAYEDCFASLKWLSMKCQSDSWLESADISRVFLSGDSAGGNITHHVGVRALQDNECCVKILGLIPIHPYFGSEKRTDKEMAEDEGAEQEVKSNDMFWRLSLPEGSNRDHYACNFDNLELSEADWSKFPKVVVYVAGLDFLKERGVMYAEYLKNKGVKVELIEAENEKHVYHVFLPEAKATRLLQRQMSAFINQP, encoded by the coding sequence ATGTCAATAATTGCAGAATCTCCGAAGTACCTGCAAGTATTTTCTGATGGAGTAGTAAAACGATTTGCGCCCCCAATTGTTGATGCTTCGTCAGAGCTAACCTATGGGTTTAGATCAAAAGATGTCATTATCGATCAGTCAAAGCCGATTTCAGCAAGGATTTTCCTTCCTGACACCAAAGATTCTACTGCACAACTTCCAGTATTGGTTTACTTCCATGGAGGTGGGTTCTGTATTGGTTCAACAACTTGGTGTGGTTATCACCATTTCTTAGGTGATTTATCAGTTGAATGCAGGTGTATTGTTCTTTCAGTCGATTACCGTCTTGCACCAGAGAATAAACTGCCAATAGCTTATGAAGATTGCTTTGCTTCACTTAAATGGCTTAGCATGAAATGTCAGTCTGATTCATGGCTGGAGAGCGCAGACATTTCTCGAGTTTTTCTATCGGGAGATAGTGCAGGAGGAAATATCACACACCATGTAGGAGTACGAGCATTACAAGATAATGAATGTTGTGTGAAGATCTTAGGGTTAATACCTATTCATCCGTACTTCGGAAGTGAGAAGAGAACAGACAAAGAGATGGCTGAGGATGAGGGTGCAGAACAAGAAGTGAAGTCGAACGATATGTTCTGGCGACTGAGCTTGCCAGAAGGATCAAATCGTGATCATTATGCTTGTAACTTTGACAATCTAGAGCTGTCGGAAGCTGACTGGAGCAAGTTTCCGAAAGTAGTCGTTTATGTGGCTGGTCTGGATTTTTTGAAAGAGAGAGGGGTTATGTATGCAGAATATCTGAAGAATAAAGGTGTGAAGGTAGAGCTGATTGAAGCTGAAAACGAGAAACACGTGTACCACGTGTTTCTTCCAGAAGCCAAGGCGACTCGTTTGCTCCAACGTCAGATGAGTGCCTTCATAAATCAGCCATAA
- the LOC113359260 gene encoding cytosolic sulfotransferase 3-like, translating into MATSETNKDTNSSNHDGAITLDFPKGSGRPSLGSDVMYQYQGFWSFAKAIQDVKNAQQNFKASDTDVVISTLPKSGTHVPYPSLPESIKTNTNCKIVYMCRNPRDNLISAWQFVNKRRAALPPSTDKLPPLSLEEAFELFCDGISIFGPFWDHVLGYWKESLEKPHKVLFMKYEDLKNEPLIHLKRLAEFMGCGFTLE; encoded by the exons ATGGCTACTTCTGAAACCAACAAAGATACTAACAGTAGTAACCACGACGGTGCAATTACTCTTGATTTTCCCAAGGGTAGTGGACGTCCTAGTTTAGGAAGTGATGTTATGTATCAATATCAAGGTTTCTGGAGCTTTGCTAAAGCAATTCAAGACGTAAAGAATGCGCAACAGAACTTCAAAGCTTCAGATACAGATGTGGTTATTTCCACACTGCCCAAATCAG GCACCCATGTCCCTTACCCTTCTTTGCCAGAATCTATTAAGACCAACACAAACTGCAAGATTGTATATATGTGCAGAAACCCTCGGGACAACTTAATCTCTGCATGGCAGTTTGTGAACAAACGCAGGGCAGCATTGCCACCAAGCACTGATAAACTTCCGCCATTGTCACTTGAAGAAGCATTTGAGTTATTCTGCGATGGCATCTCAATATTCGGACCGTTTTGGGATCACGTGCTTGGGTATTGGAAAGAGAGCTTAGAGAAGCCTCATAAAGTGTTGTTCATGAAATACGAAGATTTGAAGAACGAACCACTAATTCATTTGAAGAGACTTGCAGAATTCATGGGTTGCGGTTTCACTTTAGAATGA
- the LOC113361119 gene encoding embryo-specific protein ATS3B-like, with product MVNAKAISLLCFAVFFCSSIHQCQAVEEPIILSSKPQEYGSFKIEEAANYACQYTVAIKTSCSSTRTTRDQISLSFSDAHGNQVYAPRLDDPKSRTFERCSTDTFHLSGPCTDRICQLYLYRAGSDGWKPENVKIYAPNSRISTFNFNVFVPYGVWYGFNYCNRYDI from the exons ATGGTCAACGCCAAAGCGATCTCGCTTCTCTGTTTTGCTGTATTCTTCTGCTCCTCCATTCATCAATGTCAAGCAGTAGAAGAACCCATAATCTTGAGTTCAAAGCCTCAAGAATATGGATCATTCAAGATCGAAGAAGCAGCTAATTATGCGTGTCAATATACTGTAGCAATAAAAACTAGTTGTTCTTCAACTAGAACTACTCGTGATCAGATCAGTCTTTCATTTAGTGATGCCCATGGAAACCAG GTGTATGCACCAAGACTAGATGATCCAAAATCAAGAACATTTGAGAGATGTTCAACTGATACATTCCACTTATCCGGACCATGTACAGACAGAATCTGTCAGTTGTATCTATACAGGGCAGGATCTGATGGTTGGAAACCGGAGAATGTGAAGATTTATGCTCCTAATTCAAGGATTTCTACATTTAACTTCAATGTTTTTGTTCCTTATGGAGTTTGGTATGGATTTAATTACTGCAATCGATATGATATATGA